One Streptomyces mobaraensis NBRC 13819 = DSM 40847 DNA segment encodes these proteins:
- a CDS encoding ATP-dependent helicase translates to MTDEPADSTERAAAPAGDAALDGFSPATRSWFTGAFHAPTAAQTGAWRALSAGSDVLVVAPTGSGKTLAAFLASLDRLANTPPPAERAKRCRVLYVSPLKALAVDVERNLRSPLTGIRQEAVRLGLPEPEIRVGIRSGDTPAAERRALVTRPPDILITTPESLFLMLTSAAREALSGVETVILDEVHAVAGTKRGAHLALSLERLDTLLPRPARRIGLSATVRPVEEVARYLSPQRRVEIVQPPSGKEFDLSVVVPVEDLGELGASPVQEGDEREKPSIWPHVEERIADLVQAHRSTIVFANSRRLAERLCNRLNEIAHERATGEPLPEHHAPAQLMAQSGAAHGAPPVLARAHHGSVSKEQRALVEEDLKAGRLPAVVATSSLELGIDMGAVDLVVQVESPPSVASGLQRVGRAGHQVGAVSTGVVFPKYRGDLVQAAVVTERMRQGAIESLRVPANPLDVLAQQIVAMTAMDTWDVDELLALVRRAAPFAALPESAYTGVLDMLAGRYPSDAFAELRPRLVWDRVAGTVTGRPGAQRLAVTSGGTIPDRGLFGVFLAGSDPKRGGGPSDTAARSASTRGGGGRRVGELDEEMVYESRVGDVFTLGTTSWRIEDITRDRVLVTPAPGVPGRLPFWKGDQLGRPLELGRELGAFLREIGGAGPEDARARLTAAGLDTWAADNVLAYLDEQRRACGHVPDDRTIVVERFRDELGDWRVVVHSPFGAQVHAPWALALGSRLAERYGMDAQVMHADDGIVLRLPDADLLGLDLLDTDPARQGTEYDAEQSPVGAADVVFDRGEIGGIVTEQVGGSALFAARFRECAARALLLPRRNPGKRTPLWQQRQRAAQLMEVASEFGSFPIVLEAVRECLQDVFDVPGLTELMGDIEARRVRLVEVTTPEPSPFARSLLFGYVAQFLYEGDSPLAERRAAALSLDSRLLAELLGQAELRELLDADVLAELEAELQWRTEDRRVKDAEGVADLLRILGPLTDDELAARGADPAWAEELSAARRALRVRIAGRDHWAAVEDAGRLRDALGTALPVGVPEAFTEPVKDPLGDLLARYARTHGPFTSAEAAARFGLGPAVTDGALQRLAAGGRVVQGEFHPEGIGQEWCDATVLRRLRRRSLAALRQELEPVPPTALAAFLPQWQHIGGHELRGVDGLLRAVEQLQGAPVPASALEKLVLPARVSDYAPALLDELTAAGEVVWAGAGALPGKDGWVSLLPADTAPLLLPEPHPLELTPLHRAVLDALSGGYGLFFRQIAEHVRETHREPDGSPPTDAHLADAVWDLAWSGRLTNDTLAPLRALLGSGRTAGSTAHRAKRAVPRGRYGALAARTALAATGRPTASRGGPPTVAGRWSLLPRPEGDTTHRAHALARTLLDRHGVVTRGAVAAEGVAGGFSAAYRVLAAFEDSGQARRGYVVEGLGAAQFAMEGAIDRLRAVATARERAEGGAAGPAPAAPGRPARRRAVVLAAADPANAYGAALPWPDPPSGATHKPGRKAGSLVVLLDGALALYMERGGKTLLAWPGTAGGDGAEPADADDPGLREAAEALADAARAGALGTVTVERVNGSPALGSPLGSLLESAGFHATPKGMRLRAP, encoded by the coding sequence ATGACGGATGAACCGGCCGACTCGACGGAACGGGCGGCGGCCCCGGCGGGGGACGCGGCACTCGACGGCTTCTCCCCCGCGACCCGCTCCTGGTTCACGGGCGCCTTCCACGCGCCCACGGCCGCCCAGACCGGCGCCTGGCGGGCCCTCTCCGCGGGCTCGGACGTGCTGGTCGTCGCCCCCACGGGCTCCGGCAAGACGCTCGCCGCCTTCCTCGCCTCGCTGGACCGGCTGGCGAACACCCCGCCGCCCGCCGAGCGCGCCAAGCGGTGCCGCGTCCTGTACGTCTCACCGCTCAAGGCCCTCGCGGTCGACGTCGAGCGCAACCTGCGCAGCCCCCTCACCGGCATCCGCCAGGAAGCCGTCCGGCTCGGGCTGCCCGAGCCGGAGATCCGGGTCGGCATCCGCTCCGGCGACACCCCGGCCGCCGAGCGCCGCGCGCTGGTCACCCGGCCCCCGGACATCCTGATCACCACCCCCGAGTCACTGTTCCTGATGCTCACCTCCGCCGCGCGGGAGGCGCTCTCCGGGGTGGAGACGGTCATCCTCGACGAGGTGCACGCCGTCGCCGGGACGAAGCGCGGCGCCCACCTCGCCCTGTCCCTGGAGCGGCTGGACACCCTCCTGCCCCGCCCGGCCCGGCGCATCGGCCTGTCCGCCACCGTCCGCCCGGTGGAGGAGGTGGCCCGCTACCTGTCCCCGCAGCGCAGGGTGGAGATCGTCCAGCCGCCGTCGGGCAAGGAGTTCGACCTCTCCGTGGTCGTCCCGGTGGAGGATCTGGGCGAGCTGGGCGCCTCGCCCGTCCAGGAGGGGGACGAGCGGGAGAAGCCGTCGATCTGGCCGCACGTCGAGGAGCGCATCGCCGACCTCGTCCAGGCGCACCGCTCCACCATCGTCTTCGCCAACTCCCGCCGGCTGGCCGAGCGGCTGTGCAACCGGCTCAACGAGATCGCCCACGAACGGGCCACCGGCGAGCCGCTGCCCGAGCACCACGCCCCCGCCCAGCTGATGGCCCAGTCCGGCGCCGCCCACGGCGCGCCGCCGGTCCTCGCCCGCGCGCACCACGGCTCGGTCTCCAAGGAGCAGCGCGCCCTGGTCGAGGAGGATCTCAAGGCGGGCCGGCTGCCCGCCGTCGTCGCCACCTCCAGCCTGGAGCTGGGCATCGACATGGGCGCCGTCGACCTCGTCGTCCAGGTCGAGTCGCCGCCGTCGGTCGCCTCCGGCCTCCAGCGCGTGGGCCGCGCCGGGCACCAGGTCGGCGCGGTCTCCACCGGCGTGGTCTTCCCCAAGTACCGGGGCGACCTGGTGCAGGCGGCCGTGGTGACGGAGCGGATGCGCCAGGGGGCCATCGAGTCGCTGCGCGTGCCCGCCAACCCGCTGGACGTGCTGGCGCAGCAGATCGTCGCCATGACGGCCATGGACACCTGGGACGTCGACGAGCTGCTCGCCCTGGTGCGGCGTGCGGCCCCGTTCGCGGCGCTGCCGGAGTCGGCCTACACCGGCGTGCTCGACATGCTCGCCGGGCGCTACCCCTCCGACGCCTTCGCCGAGCTGCGGCCCCGCCTGGTGTGGGACCGCGTCGCCGGCACGGTCACCGGCCGCCCGGGGGCGCAGCGCCTGGCCGTCACCTCCGGCGGCACCATCCCGGACCGCGGCCTCTTCGGTGTCTTCCTCGCCGGCAGCGACCCCAAGCGGGGCGGCGGCCCATCGGATACGGCAGCGCGCAGCGCTTCCACTCGGGGTGGTGGCGGGCGACGGGTGGGCGAGCTGGACGAGGAGATGGTGTACGAGTCGCGGGTGGGCGACGTGTTCACCCTCGGCACGACCTCCTGGCGCATCGAGGACATCACCCGCGACCGCGTCCTCGTCACCCCCGCCCCGGGCGTTCCGGGACGGCTGCCGTTCTGGAAGGGCGACCAGCTGGGCCGCCCGCTGGAACTGGGCCGGGAGCTGGGCGCGTTCCTCCGCGAGATCGGCGGCGCCGGCCCGGAGGACGCCCGCGCCCGGCTCACCGCCGCCGGCCTCGACACCTGGGCCGCCGACAACGTCCTCGCCTACCTCGACGAACAGCGCCGCGCCTGCGGCCACGTGCCCGACGACCGGACGATCGTCGTCGAGCGGTTCCGCGACGAGCTGGGCGACTGGCGGGTCGTCGTCCACTCCCCGTTCGGCGCCCAGGTGCACGCCCCCTGGGCGCTGGCCCTCGGCTCCCGCCTCGCCGAGCGGTACGGCATGGACGCCCAGGTCATGCACGCCGACGACGGCATCGTGCTGCGCCTGCCCGACGCCGACCTGCTGGGCCTCGACCTGCTCGACACCGACCCGGCCCGGCAGGGCACCGAGTACGACGCCGAGCAGTCGCCGGTCGGGGCGGCCGACGTGGTCTTCGACCGCGGCGAGATCGGCGGGATCGTCACCGAACAGGTGGGCGGCTCCGCGCTGTTCGCCGCCCGGTTCCGCGAGTGCGCCGCCCGCGCGCTCCTGCTCCCGCGCCGCAACCCCGGCAAGCGCACCCCGCTGTGGCAGCAGCGCCAGCGGGCGGCCCAGCTGATGGAGGTGGCGAGCGAGTTCGGGTCCTTCCCGATCGTCCTGGAGGCCGTCCGCGAGTGCCTCCAGGACGTCTTCGACGTCCCCGGGCTCACCGAGCTGATGGGCGACATCGAGGCCCGCCGGGTGCGCCTCGTCGAGGTCACCACCCCCGAACCGTCGCCGTTCGCCCGCTCGCTGCTGTTCGGCTACGTCGCCCAGTTCCTCTACGAGGGCGACTCCCCGCTCGCCGAGCGCCGCGCCGCCGCCCTCTCCCTCGACTCCCGGCTGCTCGCCGAACTGCTGGGCCAGGCGGAGCTGCGCGAGCTGCTGGACGCCGACGTCCTCGCCGAGCTGGAGGCCGAACTCCAGTGGCGCACCGAGGACCGCCGGGTCAAGGACGCCGAGGGCGTGGCCGACCTGCTGCGGATCCTCGGGCCGCTGACCGACGACGAGCTGGCCGCCCGCGGCGCCGACCCGGCCTGGGCGGAGGAGCTGTCCGCCGCCCGCCGCGCGCTGCGGGTACGGATCGCCGGCCGGGACCACTGGGCGGCCGTCGAGGACGCGGGGCGGCTCCGCGACGCCCTGGGCACGGCGCTCCCGGTGGGCGTCCCGGAGGCGTTCACCGAGCCCGTGAAGGACCCGCTGGGCGACCTCCTCGCCCGCTACGCCCGCACCCACGGCCCGTTCACCTCCGCCGAGGCCGCCGCCCGCTTCGGCCTGGGGCCCGCGGTCACCGACGGCGCCCTGCAGCGCCTGGCGGCCGGCGGCCGGGTCGTCCAGGGCGAGTTCCACCCCGAGGGCATCGGCCAGGAGTGGTGCGACGCCACGGTCCTGCGCCGACTGCGCCGCCGCTCCCTCGCGGCGCTCCGGCAGGAGCTGGAGCCCGTACCGCCCACGGCCCTCGCCGCCTTCCTCCCGCAGTGGCAGCACATCGGCGGCCACGAGCTGCGCGGCGTCGACGGACTCCTGCGCGCCGTCGAGCAGTTGCAGGGCGCGCCCGTCCCCGCGTCCGCCCTGGAGAAGCTCGTCCTGCCCGCGCGGGTTTCCGACTACGCACCGGCGCTGCTGGACGAGCTCACCGCCGCCGGCGAGGTCGTCTGGGCCGGCGCCGGCGCGCTCCCCGGCAAGGACGGCTGGGTCTCCCTCCTGCCCGCCGACACGGCACCGCTGCTGCTGCCCGAACCGCACCCGCTGGAGCTCACACCGCTGCACCGAGCCGTGCTCGACGCGCTCTCCGGCGGCTACGGCCTGTTTTTCCGTCAGATCGCCGAGCACGTCCGGGAGACGCACCGGGAGCCCGACGGATCGCCGCCCACCGACGCCCATCTGGCCGACGCGGTCTGGGACCTGGCATGGTCGGGCCGGCTCACCAACGACACGCTCGCGCCGCTGCGCGCGCTCCTCGGCTCGGGCCGGACGGCGGGATCCACCGCGCACCGCGCCAAACGGGCGGTCCCGCGCGGCCGTTACGGCGCGCTCGCCGCCCGTACCGCTCTGGCGGCCACCGGCCGGCCCACCGCCTCGCGCGGCGGCCCCCCGACCGTCGCCGGCCGCTGGTCCCTGCTGCCGCGCCCCGAGGGCGACACCACCCACCGCGCCCACGCCCTGGCCCGCACCCTCCTCGACCGGCACGGCGTGGTCACCCGCGGCGCCGTCGCCGCCGAGGGCGTGGCGGGCGGCTTCTCCGCCGCCTACCGCGTGCTCGCCGCCTTCGAGGACAGCGGACAGGCCCGCCGCGGCTACGTCGTCGAGGGCCTGGGCGCCGCCCAGTTCGCCATGGAGGGCGCGATCGACCGGCTGCGCGCCGTCGCCACCGCCCGCGAGCGCGCCGAGGGCGGCGCGGCGGGCCCCGCCCCGGCCGCGCCCGGCCGCCCGGCCCGCCGCCGCGCGGTGGTACTGGCCGCCGCCGACCCCGCCAACGCGTACGGCGCCGCGCTCCCCTGGCCCGACCCGCCGTCCGGCGCCACCCACAAGCCGGGCCGCAAGGCGGGCTCGCTCGTCGTCCTCCTCGACGGCGCGCTCGCCCTGTACATGGAGCGCGGCGGGAAGACGCTCCTCGCCTGGCCCGGCACGGCGGGCGGGGACGGCGCGGAGCCTGCGGACGCCGACGACCCCGGGCTGCGGGAGGCCGCCGAGGCCTTGGCCGACGCGGCCCGCGCGGGGGCCCTCGGCACGGTCACCGTGGAGCGCGTCAACGGATCCCCGGCCCTGGGCTCCCCGCTCGGCTCACTGCTGGAGTCGGCGGGCTTCCACGCGACCCCGAAGGGGATGCGACTGCGAGCCCCCTGA
- a CDS encoding DUF3046 domain-containing protein, with amino-acid sequence MRLTDFWRRMADHFGAAYADSFARDHVMSELGGRTVREALDAGWDAKDVWRAVCRAMEIPADRR; translated from the coding sequence ATGCGGTTGACGGACTTCTGGCGGCGAATGGCCGACCACTTCGGGGCGGCGTACGCCGACTCCTTCGCACGTGATCACGTGATGTCGGAACTGGGCGGCAGGACGGTGCGCGAGGCGCTCGACGCCGGCTGGGACGCCAAGGACGTGTGGCGCGCGGTGTGCCGGGCGATGGAGATCCCCGCCGACCGGCGCTGA
- the recA gene encoding recombinase RecA: protein MAGTDREKALDAALAQIERQFGKGAVMRLGERPNEPIEVISTGSTALDVALGVGGLPRGRVVEIYGPESSGKTTLTLHAVANAQRAGGTVAFVDAEHALDPEYARKLGVDIDNLILSQPDNGEQALEIVDMLVRSGALDLIVIDSVAALVPRAEIEGEMGDSHVGLQARLMSQALRKITSALNQSKTTAIFINQLREKIGVMFGSPETTTGGRALKFYASVRIDIRRIETLKDGTEAVGNRTRCKVVKNKVAPPFKQAEFDILYGQGISREGGLIDMGVEHGFVRKAGAWYTYEGDQLGQGKENARNFLKDNPDLANEIEKKIKEKLGVGVKPEAAGGEPGADAAGAPAEPAKAVPAPAAKATGKAKAAAKG from the coding sequence ATGGCAGGCACGGACCGCGAGAAGGCGCTCGACGCCGCGCTCGCGCAAATCGAACGGCAATTCGGCAAGGGCGCCGTGATGCGCCTCGGTGAGCGTCCCAACGAGCCCATCGAGGTCATCTCCACCGGGTCGACCGCTCTCGACGTCGCGCTCGGCGTCGGCGGGCTCCCCCGGGGCCGCGTCGTCGAGATCTACGGACCGGAGTCCTCCGGTAAGACGACCCTCACCTTGCACGCGGTGGCCAACGCCCAGCGGGCCGGCGGCACGGTGGCGTTCGTCGACGCCGAGCACGCGCTCGACCCCGAGTACGCCCGCAAGCTGGGCGTCGACATCGACAACCTGATCCTGTCCCAGCCGGACAACGGTGAGCAGGCGCTGGAGATCGTCGACATGCTGGTCCGCTCCGGCGCGCTCGACCTGATCGTCATCGACTCCGTGGCCGCCCTGGTGCCGCGCGCGGAGATCGAGGGCGAGATGGGCGACTCGCACGTGGGCCTCCAGGCCCGGCTGATGAGCCAGGCGCTCCGGAAGATCACCAGCGCGCTGAACCAGTCCAAGACCACCGCGATCTTCATCAACCAGCTCCGCGAGAAGATCGGCGTGATGTTCGGCTCTCCGGAGACCACGACCGGTGGCCGGGCGCTCAAGTTCTACGCCTCGGTGCGGATCGACATCCGTCGCATCGAGACCCTGAAGGACGGCACGGAGGCGGTCGGCAACCGCACCCGTTGCAAGGTCGTCAAGAACAAGGTCGCGCCGCCCTTCAAGCAGGCCGAGTTCGACATCCTCTACGGCCAGGGCATCAGCCGCGAGGGCGGCCTGATCGACATGGGTGTGGAGCACGGCTTCGTGCGCAAGGCCGGGGCCTGGTACACGTACGAGGGCGACCAGCTCGGCCAGGGCAAGGAGAACGCCCGCAACTTCCTCAAGGACAACCCCGATCTCGCCAACGAGATCGAGAAGAAGATCAAGGAGAAGCTGGGCGTGGGCGTGAAGCCCGAGGCGGCGGGCGGTGAGCCGGGCGCGGACGCGGCGGGCGCCCCGGCCGAGCCCGCCAAGGCCGTGCCCGCCCCGGCCGCCAAGGCCACGGGGAAGGCCAAGGCCGCGGCCAAGGGCTAG
- the recX gene encoding recombination regulator RecX, with protein MTRRSDWPEQAVEHRAGRGERGDRGEHRERTGGGAASSSRAGDTAPPPPEEQARAICLRLLTGSARTRKQLAEALAKRGIPDEVTEEVLSRFEEVGLIDDAAFAGAWVDSRHRGRGLARRALARELRTKGVDAALVDEAVGRLDADQEERTARDLVERRLRTTRGLDREKRLRRLVGMLARKGYSEGLALRVVRRALEEEGDDPEALDAYLPPGE; from the coding sequence ATGACACGGCGAAGCGACTGGCCCGAGCAGGCCGTTGAGCACCGTGCGGGCCGTGGGGAGCGCGGTGACCGTGGCGAGCACCGCGAGCGTACGGGCGGTGGTGCCGCGTCCTCGTCGAGGGCCGGGGACACGGCACCGCCGCCGCCCGAGGAGCAGGCGCGGGCGATCTGCCTGCGCCTGCTCACCGGGAGCGCGCGCACCCGGAAGCAGCTCGCCGAGGCACTGGCCAAACGCGGGATCCCCGACGAGGTGACGGAGGAGGTGCTGTCCCGCTTCGAGGAGGTCGGGCTGATCGACGACGCCGCGTTCGCCGGCGCCTGGGTGGACTCCCGGCACCGCGGCCGCGGGCTGGCCCGCCGGGCCCTGGCCCGCGAGCTGCGCACCAAGGGCGTCGACGCGGCGCTGGTCGACGAGGCCGTCGGCCGGCTCGACGCGGACCAGGAGGAGCGCACCGCCCGCGACCTGGTCGAGCGCAGACTGCGCACGACCCGCGGCCTGGACCGGGAGAAACGGCTGCGCCGCCTCGTCGGCATGCTCGCCCGCAAGGGCTACTCCGAGGGCCTCGCCCTCCGGGTCGTGCGACGGGCGCTCGAGGAGGAGGGCGACGACCCCGAGGCGCTGGACGCGTACCTGCCGCCGGGGGAGTAG
- a CDS encoding rhodanese-like domain-containing protein, translated as MRVEELLAAARAELDRLSPAEAAEVQARGGLLVDIRYAALRERDGTIPGALIVERNELEWRLDPACEHRAPEATGHDLPVVVVCDEGYASSLAAVSLRRLGLRRATDLIGGFRAWRAAGLPVAR; from the coding sequence ATGAGGGTCGAGGAACTGCTCGCCGCCGCCCGCGCGGAACTGGACCGGCTGTCCCCCGCCGAGGCCGCCGAGGTCCAGGCACGCGGCGGGCTGCTGGTGGACATCCGCTACGCCGCCCTGCGGGAGCGCGACGGCACGATCCCCGGCGCGCTGATCGTGGAACGCAACGAACTGGAGTGGCGCCTGGACCCCGCCTGCGAGCACCGGGCCCCGGAGGCCACCGGCCACGACCTGCCGGTGGTGGTCGTCTGCGACGAGGGCTACGCCTCGTCGCTGGCCGCCGTCTCACTGCGCCGGCTGGGCCTGCGCCGGGCCACCGACCTGATCGGCGGCTTCCGCGCCTGGCGGGCGGCGGGACTGCCGGTGGCGCGCTGA
- a CDS encoding cysteine dioxygenase type I, which produces MPPRTSLRTSPSARSGAPSAAELLDFVREVAADAALVSSLPLDPAGRTWIRLDGPGGCEAWLIGWPPGAGTGWHDHGGSHGAFVTARGALTEQSLAARLPTEGWKTLELADGVDRERRLAERDGRAFGPHHVHQVFNAEAGHAVSAHAYHPPLPMMRRYSRTGPVLRLEQVEWPEEWA; this is translated from the coding sequence GTGCCTCCCCGTACGTCCCTCCGCACGTCTCCTTCCGCCCGGTCCGGCGCGCCCTCCGCGGCCGAACTCCTCGACTTCGTCCGGGAGGTGGCTGCCGACGCGGCCCTCGTCTCCTCACTCCCCCTCGACCCCGCCGGCCGCACCTGGATCCGGCTGGACGGGCCCGGCGGCTGCGAGGCATGGCTCATCGGCTGGCCGCCCGGCGCCGGCACCGGCTGGCACGACCACGGCGGCTCGCACGGCGCCTTCGTCACCGCCCGGGGCGCCCTGACCGAGCAGTCGCTGGCCGCCCGGCTGCCCACCGAGGGGTGGAAGACCCTGGAACTGGCGGACGGCGTCGACCGCGAACGCCGGCTCGCCGAGCGGGACGGCCGGGCGTTCGGCCCGCACCACGTCCACCAGGTCTTCAACGCGGAGGCCGGGCACGCGGTGTCCGCGCACGCCTACCACCCGCCGCTGCCGATGATGCGGCGCTACAGCAGGACCGGGCCGGTGCTGCGGCTGGAACAGGTCGAGTGGCCGGAGGAGTGGGCATGA
- a CDS encoding putative leader peptide, translating to MTDGGARFWRRVHVDLLRYAGCVCRPSC from the coding sequence GTGACTGACGGAGGCGCGCGTTTCTGGCGGAGGGTCCATGTGGACCTGCTCCGCTACGCGGGCTGTGTCTGTCGTCCGTCCTGCTGA
- a CDS encoding FAD-dependent oxidoreductase, with translation MDPVTVVGAGPVGLALALALSRHEVPVVVLDERPAGDADLGERRLARTAVLRPDTAAMLERLGCTTAEGARWTGWRTLRRRSTVVRVAFTGPDAGKEVAADDGAFVPDDEHAPAEEVPDGGPGEPPPLHLPQHALVRELRAALAAHETARIVPDSRVTALRQDGGGVTVETQRGVAWRASHLVGCDGARSTVRKLLDARFPGRTNVERYAVAALRTELPWPGEAVLQRSPLRGVEVTARPLPDGVWRLDWLLPPDGGLVTPEALLGHIHDSLGAWCGDVPPYELLDTGVYAVHHRLARRWRVGRAFLAGDAAHQLGTFGTQGLDEGLRDAGNLAWKLALAWRHGASEALLDSYEEERREAVGCLLRSADRALPAVRGTGGWRAVRRSVVPGSVRGHDAILTEGHLGRGELAGPVLYGRTPLAPAPPAGSVPVGTPVGAPVEDVPVTAPDGSSVRLHDRLDGPLLVVLVAPGTGVWERRHWLGAGLMPGLAAAVDGLPMRAELLVAEGYPGAAAHTVLVVRPDGYLVAALSGVRPAELSACADATRGGAPEPVPATGTDLVKEPAGGTSDVAGASGVADASGASGVSGASSVSGAGPESAVEAAAREASAKR, from the coding sequence GTGGACCCGGTGACCGTCGTCGGGGCCGGCCCCGTCGGCCTCGCGCTCGCCCTGGCCCTCTCCCGTCACGAGGTGCCCGTCGTCGTCCTGGACGAGAGACCGGCCGGCGACGCGGACCTCGGCGAACGGCGGCTCGCCCGGACGGCCGTGCTGCGGCCGGACACCGCCGCGATGCTGGAGCGGCTCGGCTGCACCACCGCGGAGGGCGCCCGCTGGACGGGCTGGCGCACCCTGCGCCGGCGGTCGACGGTGGTCCGGGTGGCCTTCACCGGGCCCGACGCGGGCAAGGAAGTCGCGGCGGACGACGGGGCGTTCGTCCCCGACGACGAGCACGCGCCCGCCGAGGAGGTACCGGACGGCGGCCCCGGCGAGCCGCCGCCACTCCACCTCCCGCAGCACGCGCTGGTCCGCGAACTGCGGGCGGCGCTGGCCGCCCACGAGACCGCCCGGATCGTCCCCGACAGCCGGGTGACGGCGCTCCGGCAGGACGGCGGAGGGGTCACGGTGGAGACCCAGCGCGGGGTGGCCTGGCGGGCGAGCCATCTGGTCGGCTGCGACGGCGCGCGGTCCACCGTGCGCAAGCTGCTGGACGCGCGCTTCCCCGGGCGCACCAACGTCGAGCGGTACGCCGTCGCGGCGCTGCGCACCGAGCTGCCGTGGCCCGGCGAGGCCGTGCTGCAGCGGTCGCCGCTGCGCGGCGTGGAGGTGACGGCCCGTCCGCTGCCGGACGGGGTGTGGCGGCTCGACTGGCTGCTGCCGCCGGACGGCGGACTGGTCACCCCGGAGGCCCTGTTGGGCCATATCCACGACTCGCTGGGGGCGTGGTGCGGGGACGTGCCCCCCTACGAGCTGCTGGACACCGGCGTGTACGCCGTGCACCACCGCCTCGCGCGCCGGTGGCGCGTCGGGCGCGCCTTCCTCGCCGGGGACGCCGCCCACCAGTTGGGCACCTTCGGCACCCAGGGACTGGACGAGGGACTGCGGGACGCCGGGAACCTCGCCTGGAAGCTCGCCCTCGCCTGGCGCCACGGCGCCTCGGAGGCGCTGCTCGACAGCTACGAGGAGGAGCGCCGGGAGGCGGTCGGCTGCCTGCTGCGGTCCGCCGACCGGGCGCTGCCCGCGGTCCGGGGCACGGGCGGCTGGCGCGCGGTCCGGCGGAGCGTCGTGCCGGGTTCGGTGCGCGGCCACGACGCGATTCTGACGGAGGGTCATCTGGGGCGGGGGGAGCTGGCCGGTCCGGTGCTGTACGGCCGTACGCCCCTGGCGCCGGCGCCGCCCGCCGGCTCGGTGCCCGTCGGCACCCCGGTCGGGGCCCCGGTGGAGGACGTTCCGGTGACCGCGCCGGACGGGTCGTCGGTCCGGCTGCACGACCGGCTCGACGGCCCCCTCCTCGTGGTGCTGGTCGCCCCCGGTACAGGGGTCTGGGAGCGCCGGCACTGGCTCGGCGCGGGGCTGATGCCCGGGCTGGCCGCCGCCGTGGACGGGCTGCCGATGCGGGCCGAACTGCTGGTGGCGGAGGGGTATCCGGGGGCCGCGGCGCACACGGTGCTGGTGGTGCGGCCGGACGGCTACCTGGTGGCCGCGCTCTCCGGGGTGCGGCCCGCCGAGCTCTCCGCGTGCGCGGACGCCACGCGCGGCGGCGCCCCGGAGCCGGTCCCGGCGACGGGGACGGACCTCGTCAAGGAGCCGGCCGGCGGCACTTCGGATGTCGCGGGGGCTTCGGGTGTCGCGGATGCTTCGGGGGCTTCGGGTGTTTCGGGGGCTTCGAGTGTTTCGGGGGCCGGACCGGAGAGCGCCGTGGAGGCGGCCGCCCGTGAGGCTTCGGCCAAGCGTTGA
- a CDS encoding amino acid ABC transporter permease gives MSTNVLFDAPGPKARVRNRVYGVLASVAILGLIAFVLHRLDVTGQFQHGLWDTYQYNDTQERIVEGLLTTLKTFAIAAALSLALGALLATGRLSDHRPVRWAATVLVEFFRAMPLLIMIFLLYAAIFTTEPMWALVIGLTLYNGSVQAEIFRSGIKALPKGQSEAAYAIGLRKTQVMTGILVPQAVRSMLPSIISQLVVTLKDTSLGFIILYEELLFVGKSFAQQQVPVGGVYPFIPMVIVFGSIYILLCLALSGIANWIERRTKRSRKGAPPAPPVPVELGNAAGAGPAA, from the coding sequence ATGAGCACCAACGTCCTCTTCGACGCCCCCGGCCCCAAGGCCCGCGTCCGCAACCGCGTCTACGGCGTCCTCGCGTCCGTCGCGATCCTCGGCCTGATCGCCTTCGTCCTCCACCGGCTGGACGTGACCGGGCAGTTCCAGCACGGCCTGTGGGACACCTACCAGTACAACGACACGCAGGAACGCATCGTCGAGGGCCTGCTGACGACCCTCAAGACGTTCGCCATCGCCGCGGCCCTCTCGCTCGCGCTCGGCGCGCTGCTGGCCACCGGGCGGCTCTCCGACCACCGGCCGGTGCGCTGGGCGGCCACCGTGCTGGTGGAGTTCTTCCGCGCCATGCCGCTGCTCATCATGATCTTCCTGCTGTACGCGGCGATCTTCACCACCGAGCCCATGTGGGCCCTGGTCATCGGCCTGACCCTGTACAACGGGTCGGTACAGGCGGAGATCTTCCGGTCCGGCATCAAAGCCCTCCCGAAGGGCCAGAGCGAGGCCGCCTACGCCATCGGGCTGCGCAAGACCCAGGTGATGACGGGCATCCTGGTGCCGCAGGCCGTCCGCTCGATGCTGCCCTCGATCATCAGCCAGCTCGTGGTGACGCTCAAGGACACCTCACTGGGCTTCATCATCCTCTACGAGGAACTGCTCTTCGTGGGCAAGTCGTTCGCGCAGCAGCAGGTGCCGGTGGGCGGGGTCTACCCGTTCATCCCGATGGTCATCGTCTTCGGTTCGATCTACATCCTGCTCTGCCTCGCCCTGTCCGGCATCGCCAACTGGATCGAACGGCGCACGAAGCGCTCCCGCAAGGGCGCCCCTCCCGCTCCCCCCGTCCCGGTGGAGCTGGGGAACGCCGCCGGGGCAGGTCCGGCGGCCTGA